In one Streptomyces sp. NBC_00597 genomic region, the following are encoded:
- a CDS encoding lasso peptide biosynthesis B2 protein, protein MAEETDTLAAITRILSPHCSVTRTSSGALIADWRRRTRFLGMTETDVRKFAEGSSEERADLVTDMIRAGCATDHRKAYSDVEVGLWLRGVHLSIRTMGFGRVLRLLYLAAPVYARADAPSAEEVARLKRAVRSHSRRSWFVNDDCKAEAVTAFVLLRRRGLNATLHVGVREHPFALHAWSSSGGVCIPDSDPRGHAFAPVLSISCGGQ, encoded by the coding sequence GTGGCGGAAGAGACCGACACCCTGGCGGCCATTACGCGGATTCTGTCGCCGCATTGCAGTGTCACCAGGACGTCCAGTGGTGCTCTGATTGCCGACTGGAGGCGGCGGACCCGTTTTCTCGGCATGACGGAGACGGACGTTCGAAAATTTGCGGAGGGAAGCTCCGAGGAACGCGCTGATCTCGTCACCGATATGATCCGCGCCGGGTGCGCAACCGACCACCGGAAGGCGTACTCGGACGTCGAAGTCGGGCTCTGGCTGCGCGGGGTGCACCTGTCGATCCGGACCATGGGCTTCGGGCGCGTCCTTCGGCTCCTGTACTTGGCGGCCCCGGTGTACGCACGTGCAGACGCCCCTTCAGCGGAGGAGGTGGCGCGGCTGAAACGAGCAGTGCGCTCACACAGTCGCAGAAGCTGGTTCGTGAACGACGACTGCAAGGCCGAGGCCGTGACGGCCTTCGTCCTCCTACGGCGACGCGGCTTGAATGCCACGCTTCACGTCGGTGTGCGCGAGCACCCGTTCGCCTTGCATGCCTGGAGCTCTTCAGGGGGCGTGTGCATCCCTGACTCCGATCCACGGGGCCACGCGTTCGCGCCGGTCCTCTCGATCAGTTGCGGCGGGCAGTGA
- a CDS encoding asparagine synthase-related protein, with protein MTTVSSRAGTAVVVGWVGSVRDRVAGARGLLDEVGRPGAAPRLPIGDYAAVLVCHDRIVLMRDDRARIPLYFRESGGRVSAVSTSARCLGDFKALERTYFCRYLTGNLAQPHSELTPFSGVRRILGGEVVELSLTGQMRGRVRSRAGEADDPWEPTADGLRLSGAAKNLRLALEHAVGRRMGRMPACHVSGGTDSTSVALLAARLLAEGQEHPGGLVLLAGRFDGGELAGEQPYLEAAMKEICRHAPAARPVIADVGDVADFDDFEHHAGEADEPHAHAFRAPFWSRLHGHAAELGCDILLTGCGADPIADANPFHLHRLARTGQLRQMTKQARAWAEGTERGLRDVVYDYAMRPSLPLVAEQIAALDRRGTVLGGLGRFTRPRWLRSGFARAHGYRDASLAESRFVFGRRPEESVFEAANYLAAPDMLSWNRARQDGFFLSHPFLDREVIATMRRLPAEATFHPGRPKAVLREAMADLLPSRIRGRAVKVPFDQLYARGLRVHGDELIDLCRSARHPLVAEMFDIEVLCRAVREARLGVGDAESWDRMNSSLALVAWLERLDPRSRAPGAAKTVTDGA; from the coding sequence GTGACGACGGTCTCCTCACGGGCCGGCACGGCGGTGGTCGTCGGCTGGGTCGGCTCGGTCCGTGACCGCGTGGCGGGCGCGCGCGGGCTCCTGGACGAAGTCGGCCGACCGGGAGCCGCACCGCGTCTGCCGATCGGCGACTATGCGGCCGTCCTGGTGTGCCACGACCGCATTGTGCTGATGCGCGACGACCGTGCGCGCATTCCCCTGTACTTCCGGGAATCCGGCGGGCGCGTGAGCGCGGTGAGTACGTCGGCGCGCTGTCTGGGCGACTTCAAAGCGCTGGAGCGTACCTACTTCTGCCGGTACCTGACCGGGAACCTGGCGCAACCGCACTCGGAACTCACCCCTTTCTCCGGTGTGCGCCGGATCCTCGGCGGCGAGGTCGTGGAGCTTTCGCTCACCGGGCAGATGCGCGGGCGGGTGCGCAGCCGCGCCGGTGAGGCCGACGATCCGTGGGAGCCGACGGCAGACGGGCTCCGTCTCAGCGGGGCCGCCAAGAACCTGCGCCTCGCACTGGAGCATGCCGTCGGGCGCCGCATGGGCCGGATGCCGGCATGCCACGTCTCCGGCGGCACCGACTCCACCAGCGTCGCACTGCTCGCAGCACGCCTGCTCGCCGAGGGACAGGAGCACCCAGGGGGCCTCGTCCTGCTCGCCGGGCGCTTCGACGGAGGAGAGCTGGCCGGGGAGCAGCCGTACCTCGAAGCGGCAATGAAGGAGATCTGCCGTCATGCACCTGCGGCCCGCCCGGTGATCGCGGACGTCGGCGATGTGGCGGACTTTGACGATTTCGAACACCATGCGGGAGAAGCGGACGAGCCTCATGCGCACGCCTTCCGCGCCCCGTTCTGGAGCAGGCTCCACGGCCATGCGGCGGAACTCGGCTGCGACATCCTCCTGACCGGTTGCGGGGCCGATCCGATCGCGGACGCCAACCCTTTTCACCTGCACAGACTGGCCCGTACAGGGCAGCTCCGGCAGATGACGAAGCAGGCACGTGCCTGGGCCGAAGGCACCGAGCGCGGCCTGCGCGACGTCGTCTACGACTACGCCATGCGGCCGTCCCTGCCACTGGTGGCCGAGCAGATCGCCGCGCTCGACCGCCGCGGGACCGTGCTGGGCGGCCTCGGCCGCTTCACCCGCCCCCGTTGGCTGCGATCCGGATTTGCGCGGGCCCACGGCTACCGTGACGCGAGCCTCGCGGAGAGCCGTTTCGTGTTCGGACGCCGGCCGGAAGAGTCGGTCTTCGAGGCGGCCAATTACCTCGCCGCTCCCGACATGCTGTCCTGGAACCGAGCACGGCAGGACGGATTCTTCCTCTCGCACCCCTTTCTCGACCGCGAGGTCATCGCCACGATGCGCCGCCTCCCTGCCGAAGCCACGTTCCACCCGGGCCGTCCCAAGGCGGTTCTGCGCGAGGCCATGGCAGATCTGCTCCCCTCCCGGATCCGCGGCCGAGCGGTCAAAGTCCCCTTCGACCAGCTCTACGCCCGTGGCTTGCGGGTACACGGCGACGAACTCATCGACCTCTGCCGCTCCGCGAGGCATCCGCTGGTTGCGGAGATGTTCGACATCGAGGTGCTGTGCCGGGCGGTGAGGGAGGCACGGCTCGGCGTCGGGGACGCGGAATCGTGGGATCGCATGAACAGTTCTCTCGCCCTCGTCGCGTGGCTGGAGCGACTGGACCCGCGATCCCGCGCGCCCGGTGCGGCAAAGACGGTCACTGACGGCGCTTGA